A genomic region of Spodoptera frugiperda isolate SF20-4 chromosome 31, AGI-APGP_CSIRO_Sfru_2.0, whole genome shotgun sequence contains the following coding sequences:
- the LOC118276124 gene encoding mucin-2, translated as MAYTCLRSLFVLTLLQLCRAEISDSLPESWYSANVISDGFQPKPISEIFSTGPPFSTTNPIVVLPKESSSVPDEILLLSTLAPPRKISTTGSSEFTKISTAALESSTPLPPTFHTIPPSSVQTSLPTTYQTTPSTFLPSSSTFAPPSSFLPSSSTFLPSQSTTQQPPIVTDTTKVTLPSSQSTFSFQPELQQTTLSLPQPQPPSSSQLSQQIRLDLAPQGLSIQTNAPAQNVPQPTAGPQSNYFLVYQQAPQSIQGFPTGTSQEAPQFSTAAPSTSTGTPATVIIQPAPTVSPPSTRTTPPSPTTPLPSTTRVQTKPTARTNRGCNNVTNNLPASRLSELGPLRIRVLAPSGSITNVNFVAKTTTTKRPTTTRTRKTSKPKKNTYEFCIDGCRGKREPICAAPLSTTFLDPKTLKGFPSVCHMACHNSYRKDPFEKVLDGRCGRLRTRIKTVDSNTKLKRDELNKAQYFLDNSGGKTIVEVSPLK; from the exons TGTTACAACTATGCCGAGCTGAAATATCGGATTCGTTACCAGAATCCTGGTATTCCGCAAACGTGATCAGTGATGGCTTCCAACCTAAACCAATATCGGAGATATTTTCAACCGGGCCGCCATTTTCCACAACAAATCCAATTGTTGTTTTGCCGAAAGAATCCAGTTCCGTGCCGGACGAGATCTTGTTATTATCAACGTTAGCACCGCCAAGGAAAATTTCAACGACTGGGTCTTcagaatttacaaaaatatcaacgGCAGCATTAGAGTCTTCGACGCCGCTACCTCCGACGTTCCACACGATACCACCTTCATCAGTACAAACATCACTACCAACTACATACCAAACAACACCATCCACATTTCTACCCTCGTCTTCAACATTTGCACCACCATCATCGTTTTTGCCATCGTCATCTACTTTCCTACCTTCACAATCAACTACGCAGCAGCCACCAATAGTAACAGATACCACAAAAGTAACTCTACCGTCGTCCCAGTCAACATTTTCGTTCCAACCAGAGCTACAACAAACCACTTTATCACTACCACAACCACAACCACCATCTTCATCCCAACTTTCGCAACAAATACGACTGGATCTAGCTCCTCAAGGGCTCTCAATACAAACAAATGCTCCTGCCCAGAACGTGCCACAACCCACAGCAGGACCACAGTCTAACTACTTTTTGGTGTACCAACAAGCGCCGCAGTCCATTCAAGGTTTTCCAACTGGAACGTCGCAAGAAGCACCTCAATTCAGTACAGCTGCTCCCAGTACTAGTACAGGAACACCAGCAACGGTGATCATTCAACCAGCCCCGACGGTGTCTCCCCCTTCCACTCGTACTACGCCACCCTCACCAACGACTCCACTCCCATCAACAACTCGAGTGCAAACGAAACCGACAGCAAGAACTAATAGAGGTTGCAATAACGTTACAAACAATCTTCCAGCGTCGAGGTTATCAGAATTAGGACCTCTAAGAATCAGAGTGCTTGCCCCCAGTGGTTCTATAACGAACGTCAATTTTGTCGCTAAAACCACGACCACGAAAAGACCAACTACTACCAGAACTCGAAAAACCAGCAAACCTAAGAAAAATACTTACGAGTTTTGTATAGACGGCTGCAGAGGGAAGAGGGAGCCAATATGTGCTGCCCCACTTTCCACTACCTTCCTGGATCCCAAAACTTTGAAGGGCTTCCCGTCGGTTTGTCATATGGCTTGCCATAACTCCTACAGAAAAGATC CTTTTGAAAAGGTCCTGGACGGTCGCTGTGGCAGGCTCCGCACGCGAATCAAGACAGTCGACTCCAACACAAAGTTGAAGAGAGATGAATTAAACAAGGCACAGTATTTCCTCGACAACAGCGGTGGTAAAACTATCGTTGAAGTTTCAcctttaaaatag
- the LOC118276426 gene encoding cyclin-dependent kinase 8 isoform X1, translating to MGDNFQNKTMAPVMMDYDFKVKTQNERSKVEDLFDFEGCKVGRGTYGHVYKARRKDGSDTKDYALKQIEGTGLSMSACREIALLRELKHPNVINLIRVFLSHTDRKVWLLFDYAEHDLWHIIKFHRAAKANKKSVMVPKGMVKSLLYQILDGIHYLHSNWVLHRDLKPANILVMGEGPERGRVKIADMGFARLFNAPLKPLADLDPVVVTFWYRAPELLLGARHYTKAIDIWAIGCIFAELLTSEPIFHCRQEDIKTSNPYHHDQLDRIFNVMGFPQEKDWEDIRKMPEHATLVKDFKRSNYQNCSLSKYMDRHKIKPDSKAFSLLQRLLLMDPNRRITSEQAMQDPYFAEDPLPTQDVFAGCAIPYPKREFLTDDDQEDKSDSKARQNQQQQQPNTQQNQVQANSHDHGANNAKRMRMSGILYRPNQGNNAGGGGQQEFHQQQQMMFGGQQQQGSSQQQGNFQQRF from the exons atgggtGACAACTTCCAAAATAAAACCATGGCACCGGTCATGATGGATTACGATTTTAAGGTGAAAACACAGAACGAACGTTCTAAAGTGGAGGATCTTTTCGACTTCGAGGGCTGTAAAGTTGGCCGTGGAACTTACGGTCACGTTTATAAGGCTAGACGAAAAGATGGCTCAGATACAAAGGATTATGCTTTGAAGCAAATCGAAGGGACTGGACTATCTATGTCAGCTTGCAGGGAAATTGCC ttaCTTCGGGAACTGAAACACCCAAATGTGATAAACCTTATTCGGGTTTTCCTTTCACATACTGATCGGAAGGTGTGGCTGCTATTTGATTACGCTGAACACGACTTGTGGCATATTATCAAGTTCCACAGAGCAGCGAAAGCTAACAAGAAATCGGTAATGGTGCCTAAAGGAATGGTGAAGAGTCTTCTTTATCAGATATTGGATGGCATACATTATTTGCATTCTAATTGGGTATTGCACAGAGATTTG AAACCAGCTAACATTCTAGTAATGGGTGAAGGTCCGGAGAGAGGCCGGGTTAAAATTGCAGATATGGGTTTTGCTAGACTGTTCAATGCTCCTTTGAAGCCTTTAGCTGACTTGGATCCTGTGGTGGTCACATTCTGGTACAGAGCTCCTGAATTATTGCTTGGAGCTAGACATTATACTAAGGCAATCG ACATATGGGCCATTGGGTGTATATTTGCAGAGCTACTTACATCAGAGCCTATATTCCATTGTCGACAAGAAGATATTAAGACTAGCAATCCATACCACCATGATCAACTGGACAGGATATTTAATGTAATGGGATTCCCACAGGAAAAGGACTGGGAAGATATTAGAAAAATGCCTGAACATGCTACTTTAGTTAAAGACTTTAAAAGATCGAA CTACCAAAACTGTTCATTAAGTAAATACATGGACAGGCATAAAATAAAACCGGATAGCAAGGCTTTTAGTTTACTGCAAAGACTTTTGCTGATGGATCCAAATAGGAGAATAACATCGGAACAAGCTATGCAAGACCCATACTTTGCCGAAGACCCCTTGCCCACACAG GACGTATTCGCGGGATGTGCTATTCCTTATCCGAAGAGGGAATTTTTGACTGATGACGATCAGGAAGACAAGAGCGATTCAAAAGCCCGGCAGAATCAGCAGCAGCAACAACCAAAT ACACAGCAAAATCAAGTACAAGCGAATAGCCACGACCACGGAGCCAATAACGCGAAGAGGATGAGAATGTCAGGTATATTATACC GGCCGAATCAAGGCAACAACGCAGGTGGCGGTGGTCAACAGGAGTTCCATCAACAACAACAGATGATGTTTGGTGGGCAACAACAACAGGGAAGCTCGCAACAACAAGGCAACTTCCAGCAAAGGTTCTAA
- the LOC118276426 gene encoding cyclin-dependent kinase 8 isoform X2, translated as MGDNFQNKTMAPVMMDYDFKVKTQNERSKVEDLFDFEGCKVGRGTYGHVYKARRKDGSDTKDYALKQIEGTGLSMSACREIALLRELKHPNVINLIRVFLSHTDRKVWLLFDYAEHDLWHIIKFHRAAKANKKSVMVPKGMVKSLLYQILDGIHYLHSNWVLHRDLKPANILVMGEGPERGRVKIADMGFARLFNAPLKPLADLDPVVVTFWYRAPELLLGARHYTKAIDIWAIGCIFAELLTSEPIFHCRQEDIKTSNPYHHDQLDRIFNVMGFPQEKDWEDIRKMPEHATLVKDFKRSNYQNCSLSKYMDRHKIKPDSKAFSLLQRLLLMDPNRRITSEQAMQDPYFAEDPLPTQDVFAGCAIPYPKREFLTDDDQEDKSDSKARQNQQQQQPNTQQNQVQANSHDHGANNAKRMRMSGPNQGNNAGGGGQQEFHQQQQMMFGGQQQQGSSQQQGNFQQRF; from the exons atgggtGACAACTTCCAAAATAAAACCATGGCACCGGTCATGATGGATTACGATTTTAAGGTGAAAACACAGAACGAACGTTCTAAAGTGGAGGATCTTTTCGACTTCGAGGGCTGTAAAGTTGGCCGTGGAACTTACGGTCACGTTTATAAGGCTAGACGAAAAGATGGCTCAGATACAAAGGATTATGCTTTGAAGCAAATCGAAGGGACTGGACTATCTATGTCAGCTTGCAGGGAAATTGCC ttaCTTCGGGAACTGAAACACCCAAATGTGATAAACCTTATTCGGGTTTTCCTTTCACATACTGATCGGAAGGTGTGGCTGCTATTTGATTACGCTGAACACGACTTGTGGCATATTATCAAGTTCCACAGAGCAGCGAAAGCTAACAAGAAATCGGTAATGGTGCCTAAAGGAATGGTGAAGAGTCTTCTTTATCAGATATTGGATGGCATACATTATTTGCATTCTAATTGGGTATTGCACAGAGATTTG AAACCAGCTAACATTCTAGTAATGGGTGAAGGTCCGGAGAGAGGCCGGGTTAAAATTGCAGATATGGGTTTTGCTAGACTGTTCAATGCTCCTTTGAAGCCTTTAGCTGACTTGGATCCTGTGGTGGTCACATTCTGGTACAGAGCTCCTGAATTATTGCTTGGAGCTAGACATTATACTAAGGCAATCG ACATATGGGCCATTGGGTGTATATTTGCAGAGCTACTTACATCAGAGCCTATATTCCATTGTCGACAAGAAGATATTAAGACTAGCAATCCATACCACCATGATCAACTGGACAGGATATTTAATGTAATGGGATTCCCACAGGAAAAGGACTGGGAAGATATTAGAAAAATGCCTGAACATGCTACTTTAGTTAAAGACTTTAAAAGATCGAA CTACCAAAACTGTTCATTAAGTAAATACATGGACAGGCATAAAATAAAACCGGATAGCAAGGCTTTTAGTTTACTGCAAAGACTTTTGCTGATGGATCCAAATAGGAGAATAACATCGGAACAAGCTATGCAAGACCCATACTTTGCCGAAGACCCCTTGCCCACACAG GACGTATTCGCGGGATGTGCTATTCCTTATCCGAAGAGGGAATTTTTGACTGATGACGATCAGGAAGACAAGAGCGATTCAAAAGCCCGGCAGAATCAGCAGCAGCAACAACCAAAT ACACAGCAAAATCAAGTACAAGCGAATAGCCACGACCACGGAGCCAATAACGCGAAGAGGATGAGAATGTCAG GGCCGAATCAAGGCAACAACGCAGGTGGCGGTGGTCAACAGGAGTTCCATCAACAACAACAGATGATGTTTGGTGGGCAACAACAACAGGGAAGCTCGCAACAACAAGGCAACTTCCAGCAAAGGTTCTAA